One window of the Flavobacteriaceae bacterium YJPT1-3 genome contains the following:
- a CDS encoding glycosyltransferase, producing MKDRDKTKICILTQSLSGGGAERSVALLTQLLDAVDFEVHVVTVLDGVDFPYAGQLHNLGRIRYSGPRWWSTLQRLRYLRALIQEEQFDWIIDNRPRVNRFRESVYNRFILPLDRTLFVVRSARLSTYIPDSPWMISHFYAKAARWVCVSKEIATHLQIRYGLDNVTTIHNAVQQLKTSGVQVHSAPYLLAYGRLEDKIKNYSLLLEAFARSGVARHGMHLIIMGDGPDKAKLMQKSVELGLEAYVRFLPYVATPGDVVSQARFVTLTSRYEGFPRVLIEALALGVPVVSVDCSSGPKEIVQDGENGLLVPNHQVDKLAKAFHRMVNDHELYAHLKKNAAASVAHLAPQHIAAQWQQLLTHEDD from the coding sequence TTGAAAGATAGGGATAAAACAAAGATTTGCATACTCACGCAGAGCTTGAGTGGAGGAGGGGCAGAACGTTCTGTGGCTTTGCTCACCCAATTGCTGGATGCTGTTGATTTTGAAGTACATGTTGTCACCGTACTCGATGGTGTGGACTTTCCCTATGCCGGTCAACTCCACAATCTGGGCAGGATCCGGTATTCCGGTCCTCGATGGTGGTCCACCCTGCAGCGGCTGCGTTACTTACGTGCACTGATTCAAGAAGAGCAATTCGATTGGATTATCGATAACCGACCTCGGGTGAATCGCTTTCGCGAAAGCGTATACAATCGTTTTATTCTTCCTTTGGATCGCACCCTCTTTGTCGTTCGCAGTGCGCGATTGAGTACCTATATACCCGACAGCCCCTGGATGATCAGTCATTTTTACGCCAAAGCGGCTCGCTGGGTGTGCGTATCCAAAGAAATCGCGACCCACCTTCAAATCCGCTATGGCCTCGATAATGTGACCACTATTCATAATGCGGTTCAGCAACTCAAGACTTCAGGAGTACAGGTTCATAGTGCGCCTTATCTACTGGCCTACGGGCGTTTGGAGGACAAGATCAAGAATTACAGTTTATTGCTCGAGGCTTTTGCACGGAGTGGCGTGGCCAGGCACGGGATGCACCTGATCATCATGGGTGATGGTCCGGACAAGGCTAAATTGATGCAAAAGTCGGTCGAACTTGGGTTGGAAGCTTACGTCCGTTTTTTGCCCTATGTGGCGACACCCGGAGATGTGGTGAGTCAGGCGCGGTTTGTCACGCTGACGTCACGCTATGAAGGCTTTCCGCGGGTACTCATCGAAGCTCTGGCCTTAGGAGTTCCGGTTGTTAGCGTCGACTGTTCCTCCGGACCTAAGGAGATCGTTCAGGATGGAGAGAACGGCCTGTTAGTGCCCAATCATCAGGTGGATAAACTGGCCAAAGCCTTTCACCGTATGGTCAATGATCACGAACTTTACGCGCATCTCAAAAAGAATGCGGCAGCCAGTGTGGCCCATTTGGCCCCGCAGCATATTGCCGCCCAATGGCAACAACTCCTGACCCATGAAGACGACTAA